The Pseudopipra pipra isolate bDixPip1 chromosome 10, bDixPip1.hap1, whole genome shotgun sequence genome includes the window CTTAGGAGCTCAAGCACAAGGACAGAAAACATGCTACAACTGTGAAGACAAAGCTCTCGACAAAGACTAAGGACCCAGCCTAAATCTGAGGGATTTCATTAGCAACAGTGAAAAAGCACTGCCTTAGTTATGGCAAGGGGAGAGTAAGAGACTGCATACgcagctcctcctcttccagatTCACAAGTCCCATTTCTGAGGTCCAGAAGAATGGCACTTCTGCCAACAGAAACTCCACGTATTTCCAAGATTTCTCAGATATTTATCTTCAGATGTACTTATTACATAGTCTCAACTTTCAGGTTGTCTAAGCTGCCATATATGAATACAGTAAGATATATTTTAGTATTTGTAAGGAAGACTAAAAGCCCTTTAAGAGCTAAGAGCAAATTAGTCAAgatatttaaatgttaaaaatggtAAATATAAAAAACTTGATGAAATAGTTTTTGAAGGTAGACAACTAAAGTGTTGTGCATAAAGTAATAATGAAggccataaaaaaacccaatataAAACAGACAAGCATGGGACTGCAATCGACTGCACACACATTGTTCCATCCTATCCAGACTCAGACCACCACAGAAGGCAGGTTATTTGCACCATCAGTTATACTGCGTAAAACTAATACAAATTCTTACTGTTCTCACTGAACTGTGGGTTTGTATTGACTCAGTTGTTTAGGAATACATTCAGTGCAGGTAGCTCAGTGTGCAGCTGCATGCCAGTCTCCTTCAGCAAACTTTACATCAAGTTGGaaatacatttgtatttacacaCTTACATtatgatattttaaataatcttaCCTATTTTATGCCTTGCTATGTTGTCTGACAATGGATCTCTCACTTTGTAATTCAGGTCATCAAAAGTCTCTGTAAACACAttcaaaaaaccaccaccataGGCATTTACTATTCCTGACTTTTATTCAATATACCCACTAAAAGCAACCAAGGGTAATACAAGTCCCAATGATAGTGTTCCCTCTTAACACATTTTGCTATAAACATGTATGAAACCCAATGTAGATAAGCAGTATATGCAATCAGTAAGCTTGAAAATTACATGAAAACTATATATTCAAGTAAATATTCCTCAGACCTATCCCTCTTGATAAAACACACATTGGAAAATTATGACAAAGTGCAAGGTCAATCAGCTTTATATCACTCAAACCTAGCTTTAGAACAAACGTCTTACAAGAACATACACAAAATTAGGTCTCTGAAGAAAGCACTGCATGAACTAATAACATTCGCATATTCACTTTTGGCTCTAAAATActaacaaaattactttttatctCCAAGGCTCATGTTCATTATGACAACACGTACAACTCATGTTGTGAAACttaaaatccaaaccaaaccaacaaaactttaaaaaaaaaacagacaccacaaaccaaaccaaccaaacgaaacaccccaaaccaaaatattCTTGGGTGAACAGGCCATCGGGCTGTACACTTTGGTCCAGGGTGGCCTGAAGTGATTGCCTTTAGTACCATCACATGGCAACACATCAAACTGGTACAAACAGAGCCTGAAAAATgtgttcaaaatattttggagcGATAACTTTATCCCAGTAGGCTTGATGCCAAACCCTGGAGGGCTTGTTCTTCCAAAGCTAACACAACATAAAGCTGGCATAGTGTACCACCTACTTGGACAGAAATGTAACCACAGCCAATAAAATCCGCATTTGTTCTGGACAAGCTGAATACAACAGAAATTACTGAACCATCAGTTACAGTTTATAAGAAGCTTATAcataaaatgcaagaaaatatcAACTGTAAATGTTACCTGATGATGTATCATACTGTTCACAAGACTTAGTGCTGGAATCAAATTTATCGCAATGTTCTAGAACAGGCCCActgcaaaagaataaaaaataaacctgcttAAAGATGTTAAATGTCAAAGGAACATTACAGCACTACCATATATATAAAAGTTAAGTTTTTTTTAGATCATGTggtctgggttttatttttcttttaaacatctGTCTACAGTGATTAAAGCAAATGACTGCTAGTTAGAAATCATAGGTCTGAAATTCATCAACTCCTCCTCTACTCAGTCACCAGGCAGAAAAATTACTGTTCACACCTCCTCTCTAAACAGGTTtcttaaacttctttttttctcccttccagaATAAAGATACTTTCTTCTGTAGCATTACCTTTCCAACAATTTTCCATATACTGTGATTATGGTACTgctttaaagaaatgttttgcatACTATAAGGAATGGACAGTAAAATAGTTTGTCTTTGTAATGAGTATTCTATCATGAAATCTCCCCCATAAAATGACAATTTATATGTGTGACTCCACCAGAGATTCTTTAGCAACCAAATCACTTCTAACGGGACCTCTCTTGCAGCCTTAGCATCAGTACCCTTcaccttccttcttcctccatCTGTGGCTGTGCTTCACTGCTTTTACTGTGCCAGTGAAGTTCACCTGTTATCCACCTAAACTCCAAAAGATGCATTTAAATTCCCTAAATTACCAAACCTACACTACAAATTCGTCCAAGTAAGTCTGCGGTAGTCTCCCTTATaattaaaaaccccacatttttcTGCAGAATGACTGCTTAAGAATTCAATAAATTCACAGACTGCCACTCCTGTTTGTCATTAAGTTCCCATCCCATGAAGGGGAAGATACATGCCTATCTACATGCAAAAAGTTTGGATCATAGATACAGCTCTATACCCCACTTAACGGCAACTTTATTAGTACAGCTGCTATTAGTTCTAGGAGCACTggtatttctgttccaaaatcACACACTAATGTGGAAGTAAacctcaaaggaaaaaaatcccctaaGGCAAGAAACCTACTATGACCCCTGTTTtatgacaggaagaaaaattttactagTTTATTAACTATATTAATGCAGTATTTAAAATCCTCAAGCGTGAATTGCAATTCTTTTCTACTAGGTGCTTCACTAGGAGAGCACAGAATGGGGTAGTACTACCAAACTCTTCTGTCTCAGTGGGGCAGAAGTGAGATTAAATTCAAGGTTTTCAGACAACTcaagaaattacttttcataGTTCACAGCCTTCTCAGCCACAAAGGAATatctagaagagaaaaaaatattcttagtaCATTTTAGGGTTGAGTCAATTTTACTCAATGAAAGGAACCTGTAGGGCAATAATTTTATATCCTGAACAAAACcataaaaagacattaaaaaaaattaaaaaacaatgcAAAGAACAACTATTAAAAACTGGTTTTAGACTCCTTAAACTTCCGTCTTTAGATTGCCTACGACTAGAAAGTTACATCcacaaaaatatatacaataGCTGAAGAATTAAATGCGGTATTTtccaaatttcatttaaaaatacaacaaacCTGACAGTGAAGTTACTCTGTGGCGGTAGGATTGTATCTACTACGCAAGTCTCACGAGAACAGTTTAACCAGCACAAACTTCCTCATGTAAAAGACACTAGATTCGGCACCCACATTTGAGAACAGGATGTTGACTACACCACTTGGTTTCTCTACTAACTATTTGACCAATCTCAAACTATCTCGTAGTTCAATTGGGCCATCACTGCTTAAAATTTAACAAGGTGTGTTTAATTATCTACCAAGTTATACCACACTTGTAAGGAATCACATAAAAAGCTTACTGTGGTCCATGTTGCCTGTTAcgttttcttttgttatttttcatttttacatctgataacttctgttttttccttgccATGTTCTGTACAGAAGAGCTGTCAGAATCTGTTTGAGACTCAGTGTCCTCATGGTTTGAGTAAACAGCTTTATTGGTTCTGCAAGGAATCTTTCCAGGTATCTTCCCTGAATACTTGGCTGGCAACTGCTTCTTTTCAGAATTCTTCACACTGTCCATGGGATGCTGTAGTGCTTTCACAGGAGATTGGTTATTTGCACCACCAGGTGACTCCAATGTGTGCAACACATTTCTAGGCTTTTCAGACACAGCCAATTTCTGAATCATGGGAGTCTCTAATTTCTGACGCAAGGGTGTGGTACACACATCTTTCAAATCTACAGGCTCTCTTTCATGCTCTTCTTCACTAGGTTCACTGTCAGAACTCTTCTCTCTTTGCAACTGAGGTTTTTTACTACTACTTTTCTGGCCAGATTTTTTAAGCTCCTTCCTTGAAATTAATGCCACTTTCTTAGCTACTTTAACCTTAGGAAGTTTCTGCTTAGCAGTTTGTTTCCTCTTATCTAAATGCTGAGAAGCTTTTGAAGCTGACTGCAGATTCTTGGAAGACTTGAGAGACTTTTTTGGAGACACAGTCTGCTCTTGTTGATGCCCAGATGAGGGCATAGGCAAATCTTCACTTGGCAGCACCcttgttttacatttttctgcATCAGATGTTTCTGTTTCCCATCCAGACCATGACAATATCAGTTCTTCAGCTTCTGGTTTCCAGGATGTgttctttttctggtttggaGAGTCTTGTCTAAGTGCGTCCTTTTTAGTCTTTCCTATCAATACACAAAACATTTGGACATTACTATCTTTTTACATTAAACAGATACATGTTGACATCTGAATGccttaaaataaaccaaaaattcaaaatgggaaaacaaacaaacaaaaggtaTCACAAAACCAGGTTTGTTCCTGAAGGCTAAAAGAAGGCCTTCTCTAAACTAGAGTGtataaaaaaacctttttagTGTACTTCCAGTATttcctaacagaaaaaaaagggagcagaaATGTTACATTTACCTTGCTATCCAgttttcagtgtttcctgctACAAACCTTTTCACAAATAATTCCTAAAACCCAATCCCCTTCAGTTTGAAGCATGTGTCTTAACCTCCTTCCTACCTACCTTCTACCCTACGTACCCTACCATATGGGTACCTACCTTCTACACCAGCTCATAAGGAAAGACGACAccactaaattaatttttaacatcCTAACAGGAAGGGCAAAGAGGATGGGAAAAGTGAAAACACTCTGTCTCACTGCCTCATACACATCCAAATCTAACTGTGGAACTGAAACATCAAAAAGGAATCCATTAATGTCTCTTATCTACTTTATTATAATTTCCTAATAAACCACCACAAAATAATCCAGTAATATGACCTGGAAGGAAAAGTTTAAGGAGCTGTTAAAGAACTTACCTGTATGAGTACTCTTTTGGCTTTGAGATTTAAGGACATTTCCTTCACTGTTAGAGATTGGATCCGATTTTGACGTTCTTTTGATGTCAAAGGCTCCAGCATCCAGATTATTCAGTTTCTGTTTAGTAAGTGCTTCAACCTGTGCTTTCCTGTTCTTGCCTTTCTTACTCTGTGTCTTCTTCTGTTCAGAGGGCTGAGATTTAGAAACAGGAGTTGCAGAGCCAtctttttttgattttcttttcttactggGTATTGAAATCCAAGAAGGAAATGATGCACCACCTGAGTCATCAATTAAAAATTCACATTCATTTTCGATTTCCATATCCTGATCTTTCACAGGAGGAGGTGATGGAGGTGATATCGAGACTGAATATCTACAGAAAGAAGTGACAATGACAAATCATTTTGGGCGGTGGGGTAAATTGACTTACAATCTTTAAGATCTAGTGGTGATTCCAGAACACCTAAACACAGTACAGAACATTCTTCAGAATGCATTCATTCATTGCTCTTCAAGCTTCCAAAAAGAGCACAAGGCCTGCTTCTTCTTGCTGATGCTGGACAGTCAACTGGACAGACAATTTCCTACGTAAGCAGCCAGATCCAGACTAGCTCTGAGAAAAGACTGCTTGCTCACTGTAAACTTCAAAATCACATAAGGTTTTCCTGAATCCTCTAGGCTACCTATCAACAGACATTATTCAACACACCATTTTACTGGCAGACAAAACCAAGAGCACTGTTAAATTCTAcacaaaattttgaaaaaaccATTCAAACCCTTTCTCAAGTGGCATTTTTAAGTAATGTTCGACTATCACAAAACATGCTCCCAGACTTTGTTTATAGATAAAAGGATGTTGTTCCGATATTCAGACCAGAGTTATTTTAATAGCAAATTATGTTCCATATTAAGCCTCAAAACAAACCTCTGTCGAAGTGTTCCTGTTGCTACAGCTGCTAAGAGAGCTGAAGAGAAAGTCTTCTCTTTCTGCACAGAAGATGTAGCAACAGGTTCTGTTCCTTGCACAAGAACAACCTGCTCATCTCTCCCAGTCTGAGGTCCTTCCAAATTTTCAACTTCTCCACAGCTCTTTGCTGCAGCAGGTGTATTCCAACCATCAAGACATAATCTATGTATGAAGAACAGCATTCAGATATATTGCTATAAATCTTGTGAGTGCACAATATTGTGAGGAAGAACAGATGCCCCTGCTGACAGTGTCTCACTTAGGAATGAGTTTCCCCTTGGTAATTTGCTGAAACACGGCCTAGCTGTAGTACTTCCCAGCACAGCATCATGACTAAAGATGACCCTAAATAATTTCGGTGACTCTTGATCAAAGTAAAGGCTGCTCAGTAAGACAAATTCCTAATTTGTCCTAATGTGCTTCAGAAATTGTCAGGTTTCCTAGACTGTAGGTACACTGTCTTCCCAATCTCACTCCATCAATGGGAATCAATGGGATCAGTGTCAGTCCATCTCTATGGTCTACCCTACAGGCTCAGCCCTCCAGGAAAGCAGAACTGTGGTAAGGACCACTGGCCAATATTGCAGTTGGGCTTCAAATTTTCCAGTGGGGAGATAGAGATCCCAGCTTAAGTTTTTCTATTTCGTATAAAAAACTCGTCTATTCAGAGTGAGAAGAATGATGACTGTTCATTTCTACTTTAACAAATTTTTGTTAACTTCTAAGGTCAATACTGTCAATAGGATTCACTGAAAAAGTCTGGACTACTTAAGAAGCTGATACTTTGGTGAACTTTTCTGCAAAGAGTTCAAGTCTATTCTGACAGGCTTCCTACACTTGGGTGCTGCACTTATCACcagaatatttaataaaaaataattctgtccTTCTTAAAAACAGATATGGAAATTTTCTAAAAAgcttggaattattttttatgagTTCACAATCTAAACTTATAAACGATGGAAACCACTGTGTTGATTTACCCTAAGGTGGAGGGTACACAGGGGATGTAACACCACAGCCATGTTCAGCTCTACTTACTTAACTACCGGAgaacttttccctttctccaaaggaaaaggtgaTCCAACAGACCCGTGATCATCCTCAGGGTCCAAAAACATGGCAGGACTTCGGCACAGCGCTTCAACATCTTCTAATGtagtttttttgctttcagacaCAGGAGACTCTGTTTTTTTAGAAACATCTACATAATCATGTATTGCAGGCTTCAAGGGTGATTCACATGACTGTCCTGCCATATATATAGAACAGGTTTAATTCCTCTACTCAAAAccttacaaaaaaacccccgaGAAACCCTTAATTCAGTACTAGTGGGACCAACCTCTGCTGCTGACTGGTTTTAGCAGTGATGCAGGTGAGGATTCTGGAGAATAACAGGCTCTTTTCACAGAGTTGGTTGATCCTGCCTTTGGCTGTCCTAGTTGGTAACGAATAATGAGACAAAGTAAAATAGTTGATAAAGCAACAGTATTTTGATAGGAATACAAATTTCTACAGAACATGATATACTTTCCTTCCCTTAAATCACACTGTGATGTGAATCACAGTTCTATTTTAACTAAACACTTCAACTTTCTATCAAGTAAGACTTTCTAGAAGTAACTATAAATTTcaaataacaggaaaaacagtgtgtACAGCAAAAATCTATATGCAGCTTTAAACAGGCATCCTGCTAGTCTCCAGGCAAGCTATTCGTTTCATTagaatgaattattttaaacaatttaattCATCTTTCTTAAGACAGGCTGAGGTTTTGCAAGAAATTATTTGACATTATATGGTATTCTAACATCAAACTAAAGTAAACAAACACCACTATAAAGGATACCTGTTCTCAACCCTGCCATTAACGGAATatcctattttaaaaaaatagaatcaaaacattaaaattaaatatacaaaCTAGATTATTGGCATCATTTTCCCAGCACACTAACAAGGCCTTCAACTTGTTTCCACTCTTCAAgaaagatacatatatataaagttATTGTACAGATAACTATCAGGAGTTAACGAGCTTTTGGACAAGCATCACCTTTCAACTCTACTGTTCACTATTTAGCTAAGAACTGTGTCCATATATCTAGCAAAGTGGCCAAAACCAACTCCAGtggagtccaagacagccaTACCCACCAGCAGTAATAAGGCAGCGTGCTCCAACCTGAGACCATAAAAAATTTGAGTGTCCTGgacaaaaagctgaaaaagctttcactagaaaaaaacctggaaaataagCTATTAAACAAATCTAATTACAGAATATTTACTGTTAGAGCACaacaaactaagaaaaaaaacattatcaACAACTATTACAGATGGTTAAATTGTAGCCTATATACTGTTACAAGTGGCATATGGAGCTTCTTCAATGCTCATACAGAACTAAATCCTACAGAACTAAATTTGTACCCTGGTGAAACTGTACCCAAAGCTATACTGTGACATTGCCATAACTAACTTACGCTTTGGCTCTGCATTGAAGTCCTCTTCCTATTTTTGACAACAGGAGCTGAGCAAAGGGTTGCATTTGGAGAGTTTATTGTAAGATCACTGCTGCAACCTATGAAGAAAACACTGTAAGTATGGGGATCTTGGAATTGTCCAGGtctcatttattttaacaagTTGCTACAGCTATTAAGGTCACATAAACCCAAACAAGAAAGGAATCAGCTACTCAGGAAAGATTACCTTTATAAGACAGCTAAGACACAGTTTTAagcagctgggaggggggtgCTTTTCAAGACCCTGagaaaaacttcatttttatccattttatctctaatttttatttctatttacttACCACTAAATataatataaagaagaaattatttcttcttttaccaGCAAATTGAGTAAAACACCAAATAAGAGCTTACTTTCAAAACAATCCTGTATGAGTTTCGGTACGTTTTGACCTGGCTGTACATCAATCTTACTTctagaaagaagaggaaaaaaaatattttaaatcaaaaatatCAAATGTTCTTATCCCAGCAATAATAAAGCAGCAAAGTTCTTACTtctcaatattttaaattattgtttccTCTAGTCTCAGCTTCAATATACTTTTACCTATCATTTCCACACATAGATATCTGCAAAGAAACTTGTCAAAATAAGAACTCCAGGGAAAAAAGCCTCACTGCCACAGATTATGATGAGAATGAAGAATTCTCTCtacataaaagaaaacacacaactACTTCCCTGAGGTAAAAGAGCTTTGGGGTGAAGAAAGTCTctcttaaaataaacattttttggGCAGAAGTGAGCGATTCACTAGCCAGACAATGTtgatcaaaaccaaaataacacTAGAAAAGACATGGAGTATTACTCCCATAATGATCATTATACACAGCTGATTTGGTAGATTTGGTAAGCTCTTGAAATGCAAGTCTAAAAATGGATTCCAGCAACAAGAACTTCACAGGCTTCTGACGTGCCTTTAAAGAATGCTACAGCACTGCAAATACTCCAACTCATCTCTAGCGTTTACCAGCAAGGTCCAAATACGCTGGAACTCTCTGTGGGCTTCATTTCTCTACTTCTCGAAAGACAAAATGTCTGCACAGACAACTCCTTCCGTACTCAGGCAGCCGAGTTAGGAGCACCTTAGGTATAGCAACACCATAGTTTGCTGCCTCAGCtaaggaaacaaaggaaaacctTGGGGCTTTGTCCCGCAGCACTGTTTGCTCCTCCCACCACtaagaaatacaagaaatttGGGAAACATCATATGATCGCATTAATAGGATACACCGTATAGCTTTGACATTATGCTCTCGGATAAAAATCCACATAAGTTTTCCAGAATCTAAGAATAAAACTTCAAATGCAAATTACCCTCCTCCATGGCAGAATCTTGCTCTGtagtctttttttaaatgattttgtgAAGAAATAAGTTCTTACTAGGCTTAATGACACTTGACAGGAAAACAAGTAAGCAAATATCAAGCATTCTCCAGCCATCGTAAACTAGTGGGAGAGTGGGAGTTactgcagccctgttttcctTAGAATGCCACAGCAGCTACAACCCCTGTAACAATTGCCAGAAATTCAGCTTTCCACAAGAACCATCAAAGCATCTGTTGCATTTGAAGTCAGAGAGTCTTACGGGAGACTTATGTGGAGCAGTAATACTTCAAACGGCAACATATTATCAGTGTTACCTTCTACACcaacaaatgaaataaagcCACTGACCTGGAAACAGGCAAAGAACATCAAGGATACGAATGGGAAGAAAGGTCTAGAAAAATTCAAGCGATAAGCAGAGTGCAGTTTTTCACAGATGTGATAGGAAAACatctaaaaaaatgtaaatgtttagCAGAAAAACAACTATGACCTCTTATTCATTTgtgtaaatttaaaaagtatgtGCAGCTTGGAGATTATCTAGTCCTAACACAACGGAATTCAGCTCGTTTTTATGAAGTTTGCTCTACTGAGAGTACTTTGCAATTTATGATTCCTCTTTGGATATTACTTCTGGTAACAAAAATAACCAACACGACATATGGATTGATTGCACTGGAAACTTTCAATATCAGCCTTAAGCGGCAGAAGGAAACTTTAGGTCACACAGGAAAACAACTCACCAAAAGCCACCTCTTCAGAAACTGTGCAAAACTCAGTCAATCTGACACTCGGCCTTAAACCTCTTCCCCTTGCAGCAGAGTGTAGCACAATCCACAATCCActggtgcaggtgtcatcatggcactgacctcataaagcccagacatgacaaaatagtgcaggcctcatcatggcactgacctcataaagccaagacacctcataatagcgcaggcctcatcatcacactgacctcataaaacccagaaacaacATAAtagtacaggcctcatcatcacactgaccacaaaaagtccagacatgtcataatggtgcaggcctcatcatggcactgatctcataaagcccagaaatgtcataatggtgcaggcctcatcatcacactgacctcataaagccaagacatgtcataatggtgcaggtctcatcatcacagtgacctcatacagcctagacacctcataacagtgcaagtctcatcatggcactgacctcataaagaccagacatgtcataatggtgcaggcctcatcatcacactgacctcataaagaccagacatgtcataattgtgtaggcctcataatcacagtgaactcataaagcccagaaaacttataatggtgcaggtctcatcatcgcactgacttcataaagcctagacacctaataatggtgcaTGCCTCCTCATgatactgacctcataaagccaagacatgtcataatggtgcaggcctcatcatcacactgacctcataaaaccgagaaacatcataatggtgcaggcctcatcatcacactgacctcataaagcccagacacgtcatagtggtgcaggcctcatcatggcactgatctcataaagcccagacacctcataatagcaaaggcctcatcatcacactgacctcataaaacccagaaacaacACAAtagtacaggcctcatcatcacactgaccataaagagtccagacatgtcataatggtgcaggcctcatcatcacactgacctcataaagcccagacacctcgtaatggtgcaggtctcatcatcacattgacctcataaagcccagaaatgtcataatggtacaggcttcatcatcacagtcacctcataaagcccagacgtcataatggtgcaggcctcatcatcacactgacctcataaagcccaggcatgtcataatgctgcaggacACATtataacagtgacctcataaagcccagacatgtcataatggtgcaggcctcatcatggcactgacctcataaaactcagaaaCGTCATAATGaggcaggtctcatcatcacactgaccccatgaagtccagacatgtcataatggtgcaggcctcatcatcacactgacctcaaaaagaccagacatgtcataatggtgcaggcctcgtcttggcactgacctcaaaaacccagacacctcataacggtgcaggtctcctaataacactgacctcataaagcccagacatgtcataagggtgcaggtctcctcatggcactgacctcataaagcccagacatctcataatggtgcaggcctcatcatcacgctgacctcataatacccagacacctcataatggtacaggcctcatcatcacactgacctcataaagtccagaaaagtcataatggtgcaggcctcatcaacacactgacctcataaaacgGAGACACCAGataacagtgcaggcctcctcatggtac containing:
- the LOC135419961 gene encoding centromere protein C-like; this encodes MQSQSPKAGSTNSVKRACYSPESSPASLLKPVSSRGQSCESPLKPAIHDYVDVSKKTESPVSESKKTTLEDVEALCRSPAMFLDPEDDHGSVGSPFPLEKGKSSPVVKLCLDGWNTPAAAKSCGEVENLEGPQTGRDEQVVLVQGTEPVATSSVQKEKTFSSALLAAVATGTLRQRYSVSISPPSPPPVKDQDMEIENECEFLIDDSGGASFPSWISIPSKKRKSKKDGSATPVSKSQPSEQKKTQSKKGKNRKAQVEALTKQKLNNLDAGAFDIKRTSKSDPISNSEGNVLKSQSQKSTHTGKTKKDALRQDSPNQKKNTSWKPEAEELILSWSGWETETSDAEKCKTRVLPSEDLPMPSSGHQQEQTVSPKKSLKSSKNLQSASKASQHLDKRKQTAKQKLPKVKVAKKVALISRKELKKSGQKSSSKKPQLQREKSSDSEPSEEEHEREPVDLKDVCTTPLRQKLETPMIQKLAVSEKPRNVLHTLESPGGANNQSPVKALQHPMDSVKNSEKKQLPAKYSGKIPGKIPCRTNKAVYSNHEDTESQTDSDSSSVQNMARKKQKLSDVKMKNNKRKRNRQHGPQYSFVAEKAVNYENGPVLEHCDKFDSSTKSCEQYDTSSETFDDLNYKVRDPLSDNIARHKIVMPSNTPNVHRTKRIRLRPLEYWRGERINYTMNSSWLVISGLVHPETQSRSKNRQRKDRHKQKANKTNRREIPASLDHNLADTSKPTIVLDPETNEEVVLECVNTESSHACSFKDEVVEIYKNLNTSVFATGKLILKPLKEKGHQFVHMDTIAFHIIRGKIIVTLHKTSYYLTTGDSFYVPPDQKQEIHFWIPLPHNFTCKLKII